From Chryseobacterium sp. IHB B 17019, one genomic window encodes:
- a CDS encoding bestrophin family protein: MITTKYVNYKQVLNLSGMHLIWISAWCTLIAILFHFFHWQWMTIPWVPVALIGTAEAFLVGFKNNQAYDRLWEARKIWGGIVNSSRSFASMIYAFNIDNEEIGTFDLEDRRKKIVYRHIAWLYQFREQLLIPTEWEHISAEEETHHNINQRRNRLIKAGFPDYSRTPLFLNKYLSEEEAELQSEYKNFATHLISQQAKEINELKNIGAISEFNQMQLQNSLNEFYGFQGQAERIKKFPSPRQFASTAFVFNVLFILLLPLGLVNEFEKLGDWGIWTSIPFCIIIGWIYIIMELVGDYSENPFAGLMFDVPMLSICRTIEIDLLQMAGETDLPEPISSKNGVLV; this comes from the coding sequence ATGATCACAACAAAATACGTCAATTACAAACAGGTGCTCAATTTATCCGGAATGCATCTGATCTGGATTTCCGCCTGGTGTACATTGATTGCCATACTGTTTCATTTTTTTCACTGGCAATGGATGACGATTCCCTGGGTTCCGGTAGCGTTAATTGGTACCGCAGAAGCTTTTTTGGTTGGTTTTAAAAATAACCAGGCTTACGACAGACTTTGGGAAGCCCGTAAAATTTGGGGTGGAATTGTGAATTCCAGCAGATCATTTGCTTCAATGATTTACGCCTTTAATATAGATAATGAAGAAATTGGAACTTTTGACCTTGAAGACCGCAGAAAAAAAATTGTTTACCGCCATATCGCCTGGCTCTACCAGTTTCGTGAGCAGCTTTTGATACCGACCGAGTGGGAACACATCAGTGCCGAGGAAGAAACGCATCATAATATCAACCAACGAAGAAACCGACTTATAAAAGCCGGATTCCCGGATTACAGCAGAACTCCCCTTTTCCTGAATAAATATCTATCTGAGGAAGAAGCCGAACTTCAGTCTGAATACAAAAACTTTGCTACTCACCTGATTTCTCAGCAGGCAAAAGAAATCAATGAATTAAAAAACATTGGAGCTATTTCCGAATTTAATCAAATGCAATTGCAGAATTCTCTGAATGAATTTTACGGTTTTCAGGGACAAGCAGAAAGAATCAAAAAATTCCCGTCACCACGGCAGTTTGCAAGTACTGCTTTTGTTTTTAATGTTCTTTTTATCCTGTTGCTTCCGTTGGGTTTGGTGAATGAATTTGAAAAGTTGGGAGATTGGGGAATCTGGACCTCCATTCCTTTCTGTATCATCATCGGCTGGATTTACATCATTATGGAACTGGTGGGAGATTATTCTGAAAACCCTTTTGCCGGATTAATGTTTGACGTTCCCATGCTTTCCATCTGCAGAACGATTGAAATTGATCTTTTACAAATGGCCGGAGAAACGGATCTTCCCGAACCTATTTCCTCTAAAAACGGAGTATTGGTTTAA
- a CDS encoding Lrp/AsnC family transcriptional regulator, whose amino-acid sequence MTFDEIDKKLLLFLQEDSKQTTKELSYKLGLSVTAVYERIRKMENTGVISKYVAILDRHKINRSFIVLCHVKLTQHKKEYVLQFEREIMNLQEVTECFHVSGDYDYILKIGVKDMEDYRNFMLSKLTTLQHIASTHSSFMISEVKNTTAIVL is encoded by the coding sequence ATGACGTTCGATGAAATTGATAAAAAACTGCTCCTTTTTTTGCAGGAAGATTCTAAACAAACCACCAAAGAACTGTCTTACAAGCTCGGGTTATCTGTGACAGCTGTTTATGAACGTATCCGGAAAATGGAAAATACAGGTGTGATTTCTAAGTATGTTGCGATTCTTGACCGGCATAAAATTAACAGGAGTTTTATTGTGCTTTGTCATGTAAAACTGACGCAGCATAAAAAAGAATATGTTCTGCAATTTGAACGGGAAATAATGAATTTACAGGAGGTTACGGAATGTTTTCATGTGAGCGGCGACTATGATTATATTTTAAAAATCGGGGTAAAGGATATGGAAGATTACCGGAATTTTATGTTGTCAAAGCTCACAACTTTACAACATATTGCAAGTACTCACAGCTCTTTTATGATCTCTGAGGTGAAAAATACTACGGCGATTGTTTTGTAA